The following coding sequences lie in one Monomorium pharaonis isolate MP-MQ-018 chromosome 1, ASM1337386v2, whole genome shotgun sequence genomic window:
- the LOC105836409 gene encoding uncharacterized protein LOC105836409 isoform X2, with amino-acid sequence MVTVIPVMFHQRGSQLCIYILACLLLKGLTQAEEVEVVEAISGEDDRSENSALNRQDNELINSDQLALDSIADKDAGGNHYKSSGLRGHPLLPPSRGAISLPRPHHNVAYHGPPPPLPQSKAQSEAMDKIYTDGVSTAVGVEPWPASTPDMPKIVSLDVKCEKSLMKVYLGFDKPFYGIVFSKGHFSNINCIHLPAGLGRTSVNFEISIHACGTAGNTENGLYGYGAESGSGTFFENIIVIQYDPQVQEVWDQARKLRCTWHDLYEKSVTFRPFPVDMLDVVRADFAGDNVGCWMQIQVGKGPWASEVSGLVKIGQTMTMVLAIKDDDSKFDMLVRNCMAHDGKRAPIQLVDQRGCITRPKLMSRFTKIKNFGASASVLSYAHFQAFKFPDSMEVHFQCTIQICRYQCPEQCSELSPLLENQALLENHHHSATNGHPDIGYGLPPPIPLPLEAYLQAAAGRPRDERRRKSREIVHNPQKAVGVNRIIRVVSTGDLTFSIDDSNISELNGPTMVFPQRHENLDNSTMICMTTPGFAITLIVLLAVLLSSCVLSAYLFMRLRPFSAKAKKSMVFCNVEQNGATKKPSRTCFYS; translated from the coding sequence CTGACTCAAGCTGAGGAAGTCGAGGTTGTGGAAGCAATTTCGGGAGAAGATGATCGAAGTGAGAATTCGGCTTTGAATCGCCAGGATAATGAATTAATCAATTCCGATCAATTGGCGTTAGATTCTATAGCGGATAAGGACGCGGGAGGAAATCACTATAAGTCAAGTGGCCTTCGGGGTCATCCTTTGCTACCACCGAGTCGAGGTGCAATAAGTTTACCGCGTCCGCATCATAACGTCGCCTATCATGGCCCACCACCGCCATTGCCGCAATCTAAAGCGCAATCGGAAGCCATGGATAAGATCTATACTGATGGTGTTAGCACCGCGGTTGGCGTCGAACCTTGGCCAGCGTCGACGCCTGATATGCCAAAGATAGTGTCACTGGATGTGAAATGTGAGAAGAGTCTAATGAAGGTTTATCTGGGTTTTGATAAGCCGTTTTACGGTATAGTCTTCAGTAAAGGCCACTTTAGCAACATTAATTGCATACATTTACCTGCGGGACTTGGACGCACCTCCGTCAATTTTGAAATCAGCATACATGCGTGCGGTACAGCAGGCAATACAGAGAATGGATTGTACGGCTACGGTGCTGAATCCGGGTCCGGGACTTTCTTCGAAAATATCATAGTGATACAGTACGATCCTCAAGTGCAAGAGGTTTGGGATCAAGCGCGTAAACTGCGCTGCACTTGGCACGATCTATATGAAAAATCAGTCACTTTCCGTCCGTTTCCTGTAGATATGCTGGACGTAGTCCGCGCAGATTTTGCCGGTGATAACGTCGGATGCTGGATGCAAATACAAGTTGGTAAAGGACCATGGGCTTCTGAGGTTTCGGGACTGGTCAAGATCGGCCAGACCATGACGATGGTACTCGCGATCAAGGATGATGATTCCAAATTTGACATGCTTGTGAGAAACTGCATGGCTCACGATGGTAAACGTGCACCGATACAACTAGTAGACCAGCGAGGCTGCATAACACGACCAAAATTAATGTCTAGatttacgaaaataaaaaatttcggtgCTTCGGCATCAGTGCTGTCATATGCCCATTTTCAGGCGTTTAAATTTCCAGATTCTATGGAGGTTCATTTTCAGTGTACCATACAAATATGTCGATATCAATGTCCGGAACAGTGTTCAGAATTATCACCGCTTTTGGAAAATCAAGCTCTTCTAGAAAATCATCATCATTCTGCGACAAATGGACATCCTGATATCGGATATGGTCTTCCACCTCCGATCCCATTGCCACTGGAAGCCTATTTACAAGCAGCGGCTGGACGACCCCGAGACGAAAGAAGAAGGAAATCCCGAGAGATTGTACACAACCCGCAAAAGGCTGTAGGTGTGAATCGAATTATCCGAGTTGTCTCGACTGGTGATTTGACCTTCTCTATTGACGACAGCAACATCAGTGAGCTGAATGGACCAACAATGGTATTCCCGCAACGACACGAGAACTTAGACAATTCGACCATGATATGTATGACCACTCCTGGATTCGCGATTACTCTTATCGTATTACTCGCCGTTTTACTTTCCTCTTGTGTGTTATCCGCTTATCTTTTTATGCGTCTCAGACCCTTCTCGGCAAAAGCCAAAAAATCCATGGTGTTTTGTAATGTTGAACAGAATGGCGCGACGAAAAAGCCTTCAAGAACATGCTTCTACTCATAG
- the LOC105836409 gene encoding uncharacterized protein LOC105836409 isoform X1, producing the protein MWLIFISVIPVMFHQRGSQLCIYILACLLLKGLTQAEEVEVVEAISGEDDRSENSALNRQDNELINSDQLALDSIADKDAGGNHYKSSGLRGHPLLPPSRGAISLPRPHHNVAYHGPPPPLPQSKAQSEAMDKIYTDGVSTAVGVEPWPASTPDMPKIVSLDVKCEKSLMKVYLGFDKPFYGIVFSKGHFSNINCIHLPAGLGRTSVNFEISIHACGTAGNTENGLYGYGAESGSGTFFENIIVIQYDPQVQEVWDQARKLRCTWHDLYEKSVTFRPFPVDMLDVVRADFAGDNVGCWMQIQVGKGPWASEVSGLVKIGQTMTMVLAIKDDDSKFDMLVRNCMAHDGKRAPIQLVDQRGCITRPKLMSRFTKIKNFGASASVLSYAHFQAFKFPDSMEVHFQCTIQICRYQCPEQCSELSPLLENQALLENHHHSATNGHPDIGYGLPPPIPLPLEAYLQAAAGRPRDERRRKSREIVHNPQKAVGVNRIIRVVSTGDLTFSIDDSNISELNGPTMVFPQRHENLDNSTMICMTTPGFAITLIVLLAVLLSSCVLSAYLFMRLRPFSAKAKKSMVFCNVEQNGATKKPSRTCFYS; encoded by the coding sequence CTGACTCAAGCTGAGGAAGTCGAGGTTGTGGAAGCAATTTCGGGAGAAGATGATCGAAGTGAGAATTCGGCTTTGAATCGCCAGGATAATGAATTAATCAATTCCGATCAATTGGCGTTAGATTCTATAGCGGATAAGGACGCGGGAGGAAATCACTATAAGTCAAGTGGCCTTCGGGGTCATCCTTTGCTACCACCGAGTCGAGGTGCAATAAGTTTACCGCGTCCGCATCATAACGTCGCCTATCATGGCCCACCACCGCCATTGCCGCAATCTAAAGCGCAATCGGAAGCCATGGATAAGATCTATACTGATGGTGTTAGCACCGCGGTTGGCGTCGAACCTTGGCCAGCGTCGACGCCTGATATGCCAAAGATAGTGTCACTGGATGTGAAATGTGAGAAGAGTCTAATGAAGGTTTATCTGGGTTTTGATAAGCCGTTTTACGGTATAGTCTTCAGTAAAGGCCACTTTAGCAACATTAATTGCATACATTTACCTGCGGGACTTGGACGCACCTCCGTCAATTTTGAAATCAGCATACATGCGTGCGGTACAGCAGGCAATACAGAGAATGGATTGTACGGCTACGGTGCTGAATCCGGGTCCGGGACTTTCTTCGAAAATATCATAGTGATACAGTACGATCCTCAAGTGCAAGAGGTTTGGGATCAAGCGCGTAAACTGCGCTGCACTTGGCACGATCTATATGAAAAATCAGTCACTTTCCGTCCGTTTCCTGTAGATATGCTGGACGTAGTCCGCGCAGATTTTGCCGGTGATAACGTCGGATGCTGGATGCAAATACAAGTTGGTAAAGGACCATGGGCTTCTGAGGTTTCGGGACTGGTCAAGATCGGCCAGACCATGACGATGGTACTCGCGATCAAGGATGATGATTCCAAATTTGACATGCTTGTGAGAAACTGCATGGCTCACGATGGTAAACGTGCACCGATACAACTAGTAGACCAGCGAGGCTGCATAACACGACCAAAATTAATGTCTAGatttacgaaaataaaaaatttcggtgCTTCGGCATCAGTGCTGTCATATGCCCATTTTCAGGCGTTTAAATTTCCAGATTCTATGGAGGTTCATTTTCAGTGTACCATACAAATATGTCGATATCAATGTCCGGAACAGTGTTCAGAATTATCACCGCTTTTGGAAAATCAAGCTCTTCTAGAAAATCATCATCATTCTGCGACAAATGGACATCCTGATATCGGATATGGTCTTCCACCTCCGATCCCATTGCCACTGGAAGCCTATTTACAAGCAGCGGCTGGACGACCCCGAGACGAAAGAAGAAGGAAATCCCGAGAGATTGTACACAACCCGCAAAAGGCTGTAGGTGTGAATCGAATTATCCGAGTTGTCTCGACTGGTGATTTGACCTTCTCTATTGACGACAGCAACATCAGTGAGCTGAATGGACCAACAATGGTATTCCCGCAACGACACGAGAACTTAGACAATTCGACCATGATATGTATGACCACTCCTGGATTCGCGATTACTCTTATCGTATTACTCGCCGTTTTACTTTCCTCTTGTGTGTTATCCGCTTATCTTTTTATGCGTCTCAGACCCTTCTCGGCAAAAGCCAAAAAATCCATGGTGTTTTGTAATGTTGAACAGAATGGCGCGACGAAAAAGCCTTCAAGAACATGCTTCTACTCATAG
- the LOC105836408 gene encoding uncharacterized protein LOC105836408: MPGVRRLLRMLIYMVVGLKGVSSNSDIWPLERPESMPAIQSLEVMCGKDHMDVHLSFSQPFEGIVSSKGQHADPRCIYVPPSTGQTFFSFRIAYARCGTKPDMHGQFYENTVVVQYDKDLLEVWDEAKRLRCEWFNDYEKTASKPPMVIADLDVIQLDFRGDNVDCWMEIQHGKGPWAPPVSGIVPLGSTLTLVVAINDYRGEFDMRVKSCVASDGDGHTIQLSDEFGCVLRPKMISRFLKARGSDDRATVITYAFFHAFKFPDALSVHIKCKVEICRHGCLDHCQLSDSVAHYIQERKDQIRPQYIESTAASVLSNNDNSSVDRDEDAGNVGQGDGSLYDDVIQNGDEMASIGGHFVDVEKSIPKAQAQMSNRSPSVVTEMQHSDSEIQLDGVDLSKPFMEPTRVYNSYESEQDSQFPHGPRNLEEDSAVPVTPLSASVTRRKRSVTVTDRKARSADVGVSGIYEVISEADLAFSPDAHAEAVTVFQGRIREEVVYGICLPMPGFSALFIIVALSAVISALVAGAMLHRLQAQRDAAASGSRENNQTEVHNNGWLSYGLLRVRCTAQPTHRSDQLQQKQTNVASQVTADPSVERG; encoded by the exons GTGGTTGGCTTGAAAGGCGTCAGTAGCAACAGTGACATTTGGCCGCTGGAGAGGCCAGAGAGCATGCCGGCCATCCAGTCTTTAGAGGTGATGTGCGGAAAAGATCATATGGATGTCCATCTTTCGTTTTCGCAACCTTTCGAAGGCATTGTCTCGTCCAAAGGCCAACACGCAGATCCACGTTGCATCTATGTTCCACCATCCACTGGACAGACCTTCTTTTCTTTCCGAATAGCTTATGCAAG ATGTGGTACAAAGCCAGATATGCACGGACAATTTTACGAGAATACTGTGGTGGTTCAGTATGATAAAGACTTACTCGAGGTTTGGGATGAGGCTAAACGTTTGCGATGCGAATGGTTTAATGATTATGAAAAGACCGCGTCAAAACCACCGATGGTAATCGCGGATCTCGATGTGATACAGCTGGATTTTAGAG GCGACAACGTGGACTGCTGGATGGAAATTCAGCATGGCAAAGGTCCATGGGCACCACCCGTGTCCGGTATCGTGCCGCTCGGCTCTACTCTTACTCTGGTCGTCGCCATAAATGATTATCGAG GTGAGTTCGACATGCGGGTCAAATCTTGCGTGGCTTCGGACGGCGACGGTCACACGATACAGCTCAGCGACGAGTTTGGCTGCGTGCTAAGACCGAAGATGATCAGCCGGTTTTTGAAAGCACGCGGTTCAGACGACCGCGCGACCGTCATTACGTACGCCTTCTTCCATGCGTTTAAATTTCCGGACGCGTTAAGCGTTCATATCAAATGCAAG GTGGAGATATGTCGGCATGGTTGCCTGGATCATTGTCAATTAAGTGACTCCGTAGCTCATTATATTCAAGAAAGAAAGGATCAAATACGACCGCAATATATAGAAAGCACGGCAGCTTCTGTGCTCTCCAATAACGATAACAGCAGCGTGGACAGAGACGAAGACGCTGGCAATGTGGGACAAGGAGATGGTTCTCTGTACGATGATGTTATCCAAAATGGTGATGAAATGGCGTCAATCGGCGGGCATTTTGTCGATGTTGAAAAGTCGATTCCAAAAGCGCAGGCACAGATGAGTAATCGATCACCGTCGGTCGTCACTGAAATGCAGCACAGCGATAGCGAGATCCAGCTGGATGGCGTCGATTTGTCTAAACCATTTATG GAACCAACGCGAGTCTATAATAGTTATGAAAGCGAACAGGATTCCCAATTCCCGCATGGACCACGGAATCTAGAGGAAGACAGTGCGGTGCCGGTCACGCCGCTCTCTGCTAGCGTTACTCGCCGGAAACGttcggtgacggtgacggatAGGAAAGCGCGCAGCGCTGACGTCGGCGTCAGTGGTATTTACGAGGTCATCTCCGAGGCGGATCTAGCGTTCAGTCCAGATGCGCACGCCGAGGCGGTGACAGTGTTTCAGGGCAGAATACGCGAAGAAGTTGTTTACGGGATCTGTCTGCCGATGCCGGGTTTCAGCGCGCTTTTCATCATCGTCGCGCTTTCGGCCGTCATTTCCGCTCTCGTTGCAGGCGCGATGTTACATCGGCTGCAGGCGCAGCGGGACGCTGCCGCCAGTGGTAGCAGAGAGAATAATCAAACCGAAGTACACAACAACGGTTGGCTGTCTTACGGTCTGCTTCGCGTGCGCTGTACAGCGCAACCCACTCATCGTTCCGATCAGCTGCAACAGAAACAGACAAACGTAGCTTCACAGGTTACTGCAGATCCGTCGGTCGAGCGAGGCTGA